The following proteins are encoded in a genomic region of Leucoraja erinacea ecotype New England chromosome 21, Leri_hhj_1, whole genome shotgun sequence:
- the LOC129707385 gene encoding uncharacterized protein LOC129707385 isoform X1: MQSISIFNTITDVQKMITNEGGFLDESEFDIVPSNGRDNVHNDTLQKFSLCINLGHIPVNKVNSTVNNRRVSIFGDQSIVTQDETGMTRNIFHGFYSKFNLPPDVDPETLSLNVSGKNSVTISGFRHNVKIVKTKKYSKSSVIFPKGQSIRSSNYIQMDIPEDISNESSYSYFTIVPEQEPAPLKPSHPEATDLKKHESLTGDQQDDFSLPKSEQLDNSTVQALDGDEDSRNVQSPASRQKKASLHFRDRTNKGSSSKVPKSFSSTDAVDRKSSRFFKRSRKSKPEMLSVETQTAEPVQNPRRLQNTDVKESEKNDLVRLAHETQNLLDSSFKNKQDIMETETPIKQNIKQTSSVNKVQAQNKPNDMKTSEQNRQETEKTLQEDKYVAMFHPQVAPVNPCQDGQDFLETKSSFSKKSTEIDLQNENINLDIHPNEQQHIPKCYLQGREIPQEIPLDIWVDHLRSEYRI; the protein is encoded by the exons ATGCAGTCAATTAGCATATTCAACACAATAACAG ATGTACAAAAGATGATTACAAATGAAGGCGGTTTCTTGGATGAAAGTGAATTTGATATCGTACCAAGCAATGGAAGAGACAATGTACATAATGACACACTGCAGAAGTTTTCTTTATGTATAAACCTTGGGCATATTCCTGTGAATAAGGTGAATTCAACAGTAAATAACAGAAGAGTGAGTATCTTTGGAGATCAATCAATAGTAACACAGGATGAAACTGGAATGACCAGAAATATCTTTCATGGGTTTTATAGCAAATTTAACCTCCCACCTGATGTTGATCCAGAAACTCTCAGCCTCAATGTTTCTGGTAAAAACAGTGTTACCATAAGTGGTTTTCGACATAATGTAAAGATTGTTAAGACAAAAAAATACTCAAAGAGCTCAGTGATCTTCCCAAAAGGCCAAAGTATCAGATCAAGCAACTACATTCAAATGGACATACCTGAAGACATTAGCAATGAAAGTTCATACTCATACTTCACAATTGTTCCTGAGCAAGAACCTGCCCCTTTAAAGCCATCCCATCCTGAAGCAACTGACCTAAAAAAACATGAGTCATTAACTGGGGACCAACAAGATGATTTCTCACTACCTAAATCTGAGCAACTTGATAACTCCACAGTTCAAGCCTTGGACGGAGATGAAGATTCCAGGAATGTACAGTCTCCCGCTTCAAGACAAAAGAAAGCATCTTTACATTTTCGTGATCGGACCAATAAAGGTAGTTCATCAAAGGTCCCAAAATCTTTTTCCAGCACAGATGCTGTGGATAGAAAATCCTCAAGATTCTTCAAACGCTCTCGCAAATCTAAACCAGAAATGCTCAGTGTGGAGACACAGACAGCTGAACCAGTTCAAAATCCTCGAAGACTGCAAAATACAGATGTTAAGGAAAGTGAAAAGAATGACCTTGTAAGATTAGCACATGAGACTCAAAATCTTTTGGATTCATCGTTCAAAAATAAACAAGATATCATGGAAACAGAAACTCCAATCAAGCAAAATATTAAACAGACCAGCTCAGTAAACAAGGTCCAAGCACAAAACAAACCGAATGATATGAAAACTAGTGAACAAAATAGGCAGGAAACTGAAAAAACCCTACAAGAGGACAAATATGTTGCAATGTTTCATCCGCAAGTGGCACCAGTTAATCCTTGTCAAGATGGACAAGATTTTTTGGAAACCAAATCATCATTCTCAAAAAAAAGCACTGAAATTGACTtgcaaaatgaaaatataaatttGGATATCCACCCCAATGAGCAGCAGCATATTCCAAAATGTTATCTCCAAGGTAGGGAAATTCCTCAAGAAATTCCATTAGATATCTGGGTAGATCATCTCAGATCTGAATATCGAATCTGA
- the LOC129707385 gene encoding uncharacterized protein LOC129707385 isoform X2, with product MITNEGGFLDESEFDIVPSNGRDNVHNDTLQKFSLCINLGHIPVNKVNSTVNNRRVSIFGDQSIVTQDETGMTRNIFHGFYSKFNLPPDVDPETLSLNVSGKNSVTISGFRHNVKIVKTKKYSKSSVIFPKGQSIRSSNYIQMDIPEDISNESSYSYFTIVPEQEPAPLKPSHPEATDLKKHESLTGDQQDDFSLPKSEQLDNSTVQALDGDEDSRNVQSPASRQKKASLHFRDRTNKGSSSKVPKSFSSTDAVDRKSSRFFKRSRKSKPEMLSVETQTAEPVQNPRRLQNTDVKESEKNDLVRLAHETQNLLDSSFKNKQDIMETETPIKQNIKQTSSVNKVQAQNKPNDMKTSEQNRQETEKTLQEDKYVAMFHPQVAPVNPCQDGQDFLETKSSFSKKSTEIDLQNENINLDIHPNEQQHIPKCYLQGREIPQEIPLDIWVDHLRSEYRI from the coding sequence ATGATTACAAATGAAGGCGGTTTCTTGGATGAAAGTGAATTTGATATCGTACCAAGCAATGGAAGAGACAATGTACATAATGACACACTGCAGAAGTTTTCTTTATGTATAAACCTTGGGCATATTCCTGTGAATAAGGTGAATTCAACAGTAAATAACAGAAGAGTGAGTATCTTTGGAGATCAATCAATAGTAACACAGGATGAAACTGGAATGACCAGAAATATCTTTCATGGGTTTTATAGCAAATTTAACCTCCCACCTGATGTTGATCCAGAAACTCTCAGCCTCAATGTTTCTGGTAAAAACAGTGTTACCATAAGTGGTTTTCGACATAATGTAAAGATTGTTAAGACAAAAAAATACTCAAAGAGCTCAGTGATCTTCCCAAAAGGCCAAAGTATCAGATCAAGCAACTACATTCAAATGGACATACCTGAAGACATTAGCAATGAAAGTTCATACTCATACTTCACAATTGTTCCTGAGCAAGAACCTGCCCCTTTAAAGCCATCCCATCCTGAAGCAACTGACCTAAAAAAACATGAGTCATTAACTGGGGACCAACAAGATGATTTCTCACTACCTAAATCTGAGCAACTTGATAACTCCACAGTTCAAGCCTTGGACGGAGATGAAGATTCCAGGAATGTACAGTCTCCCGCTTCAAGACAAAAGAAAGCATCTTTACATTTTCGTGATCGGACCAATAAAGGTAGTTCATCAAAGGTCCCAAAATCTTTTTCCAGCACAGATGCTGTGGATAGAAAATCCTCAAGATTCTTCAAACGCTCTCGCAAATCTAAACCAGAAATGCTCAGTGTGGAGACACAGACAGCTGAACCAGTTCAAAATCCTCGAAGACTGCAAAATACAGATGTTAAGGAAAGTGAAAAGAATGACCTTGTAAGATTAGCACATGAGACTCAAAATCTTTTGGATTCATCGTTCAAAAATAAACAAGATATCATGGAAACAGAAACTCCAATCAAGCAAAATATTAAACAGACCAGCTCAGTAAACAAGGTCCAAGCACAAAACAAACCGAATGATATGAAAACTAGTGAACAAAATAGGCAGGAAACTGAAAAAACCCTACAAGAGGACAAATATGTTGCAATGTTTCATCCGCAAGTGGCACCAGTTAATCCTTGTCAAGATGGACAAGATTTTTTGGAAACCAAATCATCATTCTCAAAAAAAAGCACTGAAATTGACTtgcaaaatgaaaatataaatttGGATATCCACCCCAATGAGCAGCAGCATATTCCAAAATGTTATCTCCAAGGTAGGGAAATTCCTCAAGAAATTCCATTAGATATCTGGGTAGATCATCTCAGATCTGAATATCGAATCTGA